One genomic segment of Epinephelus fuscoguttatus linkage group LG19, E.fuscoguttatus.final_Chr_v1 includes these proteins:
- the LOC125878833 gene encoding uncharacterized protein LOC125878833, whose protein sequence is MREHDWLELKKSHPPLRDFLKRAKTPQPLSPRDALYGGRTSAVRLRYTTVGNETVHYVDVTSLYPYVNCAFPYPLGHPEIVYRDFKEPQNYFGLIRAVVYPPRGLFFPMLPYKAPSGKLVFTLCRTCADLNFQAGSYTHDDEGRALTGVWVTPEFNKALELGYRLGKITEVWHFDRRSDNIFVEYMHTFLKGKQEASGYPAKASDPESRRKYIADYGANQGILLDTDKIQSNPAKRQVAKLCLNSLWGKFAQRSNLNQTVLVREPEEFFSYMFSEKHKVKYFSFLNKTTALIQWCHGDPYIAPPNKTDNVFIAAFTTAYGRLKLYDYLHQLQNRVLYLDTDSLIYVAKEGERGLKLGNYLGDLTDELGGGTIQEFVAVGPKSYAYLTRKNKRAVLRVKGITQTHECCEKINFDSVKELVEGYLQNHRTGEREEEEGFIETLQHGIKRDKNGFLLKNSSFLKRFRVVFDKRRLLSTSETLPFGY, encoded by the coding sequence ATGAGAGAGCACGATtggctcgagttgaaaaaatcCCATCCGCCTCTGAGAGACTTTCTCAAGCGTGCCAAAACCCCCCAACCTTTGTCACCCCGCGACGCTTTGTACGGCGGTAGGACGAGCGCCGTGAGGCTGAGGTACACGACAGTGGGGAACGAAACCGTACACTACGTGGACGTGACATCCTTGTATCCCTACGTTAACTGCGCCTTTCCCTATCCTCTAGGACACCCCGAAATAGTTTACCGAGATTTCAAAGAGCCGCAAAACTACTTTGGGTTAATCAGGGCCGTCGTCTACCCTCCTCGAGGTTTGTTTTTCCCCATGTTGCCCTACAAAGCACCCTCGGGTAAACTGGTGTTCACCCTCTGTCGAACATGCGCCGATCTTAATTTTCAGGCCGGCTCGTATACCCACGATGATGAGGGCAGGGCGTTGACGGGGGTTTGGGTCACTCCCGAATTTAACAAAGCCTTGGAGTTGGGGTACCGCCTAGGTAAAATCACAGAGGTGTGGCACTTTGATAGACGCAGCGACAACATATTTGTAGAGTACATGCACACTTTTCTCAAGGGTAAACAGGAGGCCTCGGGCTACCCCGCCAAGGCCTCGGATCCGGAGAGTAGACGAAAGTACATTGCGGACTACGGGGCAAATCAAGGCATTTTGCTGGACACGGACAAAATTCAATCGAACCCGGCTAAAAGACAGGTGGCTAAGCTCTGTCTAAATAGCTTATGGGGAAAGTTTGCCCAGAGAAGTAACCTGAACCAGACTGTGCTCGTCAGGGAACCGGAGGAGTTTTTCAGTtacatgttttcagaaaaacacaaagtcaaaTACTTTTCCTTCCTAAACAAGACCACGGCTCTGATTCAGTGGTGTCACGGCGATCCGTATATCGCACCTCCCAACAAGACGGACAACGTGTTTATCGCAGCATTCACCACAGCCTACGGCCGTCTAAAGTTATATGACTATTTGCATCAATTGCAAAATCGGGTACTTTACCTCGACACCGACTCTCTAATTTATGTCgcaaaagagggagagagggggctcAAACTGGGTAATTATTTGGGAGACTTGACTGACGAGTTGGGGGGTGGCACCATACAAGAATTTGTGGCGGTGGGTCCTAAAAGTTACGCCTACTTGACCAGAAAAAACAAACGAGCCGTGCTGCGGGTGAAGGGCATTACTCAGACGCACGAATGTTGTGAAAAAATCAATTTTGACAGCGTGAAAGAGCTGGTAGAGGGTTACCTGCAAAACCACCGTAcgggggagagggaggaggaggaggggtttaTCGAGACTCTTCAACACGGTATAAAGAGGGATAAAAACGGGTTTCTGCTTAAAAACtcgtcatttttaaaaaggtttcGTGTGGTATTTGACAAGAGACGACTGCTTTCCACAAGTGAAACTTTGCCGTTTGGCTATTGA